One genomic segment of Hordeum vulgare subsp. vulgare chromosome 2H, MorexV3_pseudomolecules_assembly, whole genome shotgun sequence includes these proteins:
- the LOC123430966 gene encoding tuliposide A-converting enzyme 1, chloroplastic-like, whose protein sequence is MSAAPTATPAATADDDEIMYESMPRLRVYKSRVERYPAGSDFVAASTDAVTGVASRDTAISPNVSARLYLPRLDTADAVDARLPVLVYYHGGGFCLFSAFDSTYHAYLNAFAALAHALVVSVEYRLAPEHPVPAAYADSWDALAWVVSHSSGAGHDPWLARHADPSRLYLGGDSAGANIAHHVAMRAGASIRGLVLVHPYFLGSDEVGSDGLDPAMRERLGRLWRVACPAAAGEDDPLINPLADGAPGLEALACGRVLVCVAGADVLRDRGRAYYDRLGASGWRGEAEMWQAPGKGHRFHLLEPGCDEAVAQDTAISGFLNR, encoded by the coding sequence ATGTCCGCCGCGCCCACCGCGACCCCGGCGGCCACGGCCGACGACGACGAGATCATGTACGAGTCCATGCCGCGCCTCCGCGTCTACAAGAGCCGCGTGGAGCGCTACCCGGCCGGCTCCGACTTCGTCGCCGCCTCCACCGACGCCGTCACCGGGGTCGCCTCCCGCGACACCGCCATCTCCCCCAACGTCTCCGCGCGCCTCTACCTCCCCCGCCTGGACACCGCCGACGCAGTGGACGCCAGGCTCCCCGTCCTCGTCTACTACCACGGCGGCGGGTTCTGCCTCTTCTCCGCCTTCGACTCCACCTACCACGCCTACCTCAACGCCTTCGCCGCGCTCGCCCACGCTCTCGTCGTCTCCGTCGAGTACCGCCTCGCGCCCGAGCACCCCGTCCCCGCCGCGTACGCGGACTCGTGGGACGCGCTCGCATGGGTCGTCTCCCACAGCTCCGGCGCAGGTCACGACCCGTGGCTCGCCCGCCACGCCGACCCCTCGCGCCTCTACCTCGGCGGCGACAGCGCCGGGGCCAACATCGCGCACCACGTGGCCATGCGTGCGGGTGCCAGCATCCGCGGCCTCGTCCTGGTGCACCCATACTTCCTGGGGAGCGACGAGGTGGGATCCGACGGCCTGGACCCGGCGATGCGGGAGCGGCTCGGAAGGCTGTGGCGCGTGGCGTGCCCGGCCGCCGCGGGGGAGGACGACCCGCTCATCAACCCGCTCGCGGACGGTGCGCCGGGGCTCGAGGCCCTGGCGTGCGGGCGCGTCCTCGTGTGCGTCGCCGGGGCCGACGTCCTCCGCGACCGCGGCCGCGCCTACTACGACCGGCTCGGGGCGAGCggctggcgtggcgaggcggagaTGTGGCAGGCGCCGGGGAAGGGGCACAGGTTCCACCTGCTGGAACCGGGCTGCGACGAGGCCGTGGCGCAGGACACGGCCATCAGCGGCTTCCTCAACCGTTGA